From Tripterygium wilfordii isolate XIE 37 chromosome 13, ASM1340144v1, whole genome shotgun sequence, the proteins below share one genomic window:
- the LOC120012740 gene encoding protein SWEETIE isoform X3, producing the protein MAKTISKGDSISIYSRASSLQGFLSDGKKSEPQKVAGAAQCLGELYRHFGRRITSGLLETTIIATKLMKFLEDFVRREALLMLQNALEGSSGNAAASAYTEAFRLITKVSIGDKSSVVRIAAARCLKAFAIIGGPGLGMGELDNSASYCVKALEDPLASVRDAFAEALGSLLALALNPEAQVQPRGKGPFPPARKLEGGLQRHLASPFTKASGARSKDIRMGLTLSWVFLLQAVRLKYLHPDNELQNYALLVMEMLHADNSVDAHALACVLYILRVGITDQMTEPTQRSFLVFLGKQLQSFDASPSMKIAALRTLSYTLKTLGEVPLEFKEEFDNTVVASISHPSQLVRIEAALTLRVLAEVDPTCIGGLISYGLTTLNALRESVSFGKGSNLNVDLDSLRGQAIVLAALVSISPKLPLGYPTRLPRSVLDILKKLLTESSRNPAIATIEEEAGWLLLSSLLASMAKEELEDGVFDILSLWAALFSGNPEHEIKQIGDLTSRICVWSAAVDALTTFIRCFVSGDALNYGILLQPVMVYLSRALSYISMIQAKALPNTKPAIDILIIRTLIAYQSLPDPVAYKSDHPQIIQLCTTPYRDASGCEESSCLRFLLDKRDSWLGPWIPGRDWLEDELRAFQGGKDGLMPCVWTNELSSFPQPETINKTVVNQMLLCFGVMFASQDARGMLSLLGIVENCLKSGKKQPWRTASISNICVGLLAGLKALLALHRQPLGMEILNSAQAIFLSILAEGDICASHRRASSEGLGLLARLGNDVFTARMTRLLLGDLTGSTDSCYAGSLALALGCIHRSAGGMALSSLVPATVTSISSLAKSSITGLQIWSLHGLLLTIESAGFSYVSHVQATLGLVMDILLSEEHGFVDLQQGVGRLVNAIVAVLGPELAPGSIFFSRCKAVVAEISSSQETATMLESVRFAQQLVLFAPQAVSVHSHVQTLLSTLSSRQPTLRHLAVSTMRHLIEKDPVSIVDEQIEDNLFHMLDEETDSEIGNLIRTTIMRLLYAACPLCPSHWILICRNMVLAVSSRRNAEISNSENDPSNGPVGSTSFGEDDENMVSTSMGMPVQGYALQSSIVKPNREKHLRYRTRVFAAECLSNLPTAVGNNAGHFDLSLARKRTSNGQPSGDWLVLHLQELISVAYQISTIQFENMRPIGVELLSTIVDKFETVADPELPGHLLLEQYQAQLISAVRTALDVSSGPILLEAGLHLATKIMTSGILGGDQVAVKRIFSLISRPLNEFKDLYYPSFAEWVTSKIKIRLLAAHASLKCYTYAFLRRHHSGVPDEYLALLPLFSRSSSILGKYWISVLKDYSYICLRLNTKKNWNPFLDGIQSPVVSSKLCPSLDAAWPVILQALALDAVPVIGCSKTCVEVTSETSLISGYSMVELEFEDYRFLWGFSLHVLFQAKHPVLNRQIIPLGSAKAIFGGDSPIEETNPPGLKLFEIVLPVFQFFSSKQFFAHGFLTVDNCRELLEIFSYCIFMDHSWNSLVLSILSQVLQNCPEDFFEMENFSYLAVDLCLAYMFKIIRRTDFILEEQPNWEELVSPLFTTAKTLVKRFESKKPKQLKSVALAFMLMGYKCIREASTELCFSKVVDFVKSTSPLLNEIVDGAPEHGSDADPHLRTFFGTCLKVVYGLTKDNIKGIHLLEKKRLESRKLLHMKLAFCLEHIVTFAKLAHEIEFQGDIKGRNPICLSIVRNCTKYIQTVITDSNMQVQAIGLQVLKNMVQRSTNIEDNSFLMFFNGELVGDIFTVMQMMLKKPVCKESVAVAGECLRFLVLLQTQPKDSEGQRGFMNLLLEAILMVFSVSENDLSQEVNDIKSTAIRLVSQLAQIPSSALHFKDALLSMPVTQRQQLQEVIRASVTQDHSSTQTKPVTPFEIKLPMPKDPLPSVNPLAPTEVTTREESPTPSVMQHDSKSMEEDEDDDDWDAFQSFPATANAAGTESKVEGAAERPDLVESPASEISTQDTTFQDYRKSESLENMKDMEEWERQEADEEEATSDSPGAKNENKDPSVFQTGDGNESDKEKEEKVGTRQEIEGQVSRQDNIGISSEPHIVEGTGKAIEVNLVENQKLREESADSNQVSSNDPLKVEDLIEVGVRGQDMKIMESFGSATALPEFSHNEIQQEHENKTGREQHIEDGKDAEQKMMVENTSTIQHSDTIDSTDLPKDQGDGTKLESKSME; encoded by the exons GTGCTGCACAATGCTTAGGAGAATTGTATCGGCATTTTGGGAGACGGATCACTTCGGGTTTGCTTGAAACAACAATCATTGCAACAAAACTTATGAAGTTTCTAGAG GATTTTGTGAGACGAGAGGCTCTTCTTATGCTTCAGAATGCTTTGGAAGGGTCTAGTGGAAATGCAGCTGCTTCTGCATATACTGAGGCATTTCGTCTCATCACAAAGGTTTCAATTGGTGATAAATCATCTGTTGTTAGAATAGCTGCTGCACGGTGCTTGAAGGCATTTGCAATTATTGGAGGGCCAGGTTTAGGGATGGGAGAACTTGACAATTCAGCCTCTTACTGTGTTAAG GCCCTCGAGGATCCTCTAGCATCTGTTAGGGATGCATTTGCGGAAGCATTAGGTTCATTGCTTGCTCTTGCGTTGAATCCAGAGGCACAG GTTCAACCAAGGGGAAAAGGTCCTTTTCCACCAGCAAGAAAACTGGAAGGTGGCTTGCAAAGGCACTTAGCTTCGCCTTTTACAAAAG CTAGTGGTGCTCGGTCAAAGGATATACGGATGGGCCTAACACTATCATGGGTATTCCTTTTGCAG GCTGTCCGTCTAAAGTATCTGCATCCAGACAATGAGCTTCAAAACTATGCATTGCTGGTTATGGAAATGCTTCATGCCGATAATTCCGTTGATGCCCATGCACTG GCATGTGTTCTCTATATTCTACGGGTTGGCATTACTGATCAGATGACAGAACCTACTCAAAGgagctttttagtttttttgggaAAGCAG CTTCAATCTTTTGATGCCAGTCCTTCCATGAAAATCGCCGCTTTGCGTACCTTGTCATATACTTTGAAAACACTTGGGGAG GTTCCGCTTGAGTTCAAGGAAGAGTTTGATAACACTGTTGTTGCTTCGATATCTCACCCTTCACAACTT GTACGTATTGAGGCAGCTCTGACATTACGAGTGTTAGCTGAGGTTGATCCCACGTGTATTGGTGGCTTGATTTCTTATGGTTTAACCACTCTAAATGCTTTGAGGGAGAGTGTTTCATTTGGAAAG GGAAGCAACTTGAATGTTGATCTTGATTCCTTGCGTGGGCAAGCTATAGTTTTGGCCGCATTGGTGTCCATTTCACCAAAATTACCTCTTGGCTATCCAACTAG GTTGCCTAGATCAGTGcttgatattttaaaaaaattgctgACTGAATCTAGTCGGAATCCTGCTATTGCAACAATTGAAGAAGAAGCTGGATGGTTACTTTTATCTTCTCTGTTAGCTTCCATGGCCAAGGAG GAGCTTGAAGACGGGGTctttgatattctttctttGTGGGCTGCCCTGTTTAGTGGAAATCCAGAACATGAAATTAAGCAAATAGGAGATTTGACATCTAGGATATG TGTGTGGTCTGCTGCAGTTGATGCACTCACAACATTCATAAGATGCTTTGTTTCTGGTGATGCTCTAAACTATGGCATTTTACTTCAACCAGTGATGGTATACTTGAGTAG GGCATTGTCGTATATATCAATGATACAAGCCAAAGCACTTCCAAATACGAAGCCTGCAATTGACATACTCATCATCAGAACGTTAATTGCTTATCAGTCCCTTCCTGATCCAGTGGCATATAAAAGTGACCATCCCCAGATCATTCAGCTTTGCACCACTCCATACAG GGATGCTTCGGGATGTGAAGAAAGTTCATGCTTGAGGTTCCTGTTAGACAAACGAGATTCATGGCTGGGTCCTTGGATCCCTGGAAG GGACTGGTTAGAGGATGAGCTCCGTGCTTTTCAAGGTGGAAAAGATGGGCTTATGCCCTGTGTATGGACCAATGAGCTTTCTAGTTTCCCTCAG CCGGAGACAATAAACAAGACAGTGGTGAACCAGATGCTCCTTTGTTTCGGGGTCATGTTTGCTTCCCAG GATGCGAGGGGAATGTTGTCACTTCTTGGAATTGTTGAGAATTGCCTGAAGTCTGGGAAGAAGCAACCATGGAGAACAGCTAGTATCTCCAATATTTGTGTGGGATTACTTGCTGGCTTGAAG GCTTTGCTTGCTTTACATCGCCAACCATTGGGAATGGAGATACTAAATTCAGCTCAGGCTATTTTTCTG AGCATACTTGCAGAGGGAGATATCTGTGCATCACATCGTAGAGCATCATCAGAAGGTCTTGGTCTTCTAGCTCGCCTTGGAAATGATGTATTTACTGCCAGAATG ACTCGATTGCTGCTTGGTGACCTCACTGGATCTACAGATTCATGTTATGCGGGGTCTCTTGCCCTTGCACTTGGCTGTATTCATCGCAG TGCAGGAGGAATGGCATTGTCAAGTTTGGTGCCTGCAACTGTGACTTCAATATCTTCATTGGCTAAAAGCTCGATCACTGGTTTACAGATTTGGTCTCTGCATGGGCTGCTTTTGACCATTGAATCTGCTGGCTTCTCTTATGTGTCTCATGTTCAG GCGACACTTGGCCTCGTTATGGACATTCTCTTGTCCGAGGAGCATGGATTCGTTGACCTTCAGCAGGGAGTAGGACGCCTTGTAAATGCAATTGTAGCTGTTCTTGGTCCTGAGCTTGCCCCTGGCAGCATTTTCTTCTCACGCTGCAAG GCAGTTGTTGCAGAGATAAGCTCATCACAGGAAACTGCAACAATGCTCGA GAGTGTCCGTTTCGCACAGCAACTTGTTCTTTTTGCCCCGCAAGCTGTTTCTGTGCACTCCCACGTGCAAACTCTTCTCTCTACTCTGTCCTCAAGACAG CCAACGTTAAGGCATCTTGCAGTCTCCACAATGCGGCATCTCATTGAAAAAGACCCA GTTTCCATTGTTGATGAACAAATTGAAGATAACTTATTCCACATGCTGGATGAGGAAACTGATTCAGA GATTGGAAATCTCATACGCACCACAATCATGCGATTGCTCTATGCAGCATGCCCTTTATGTCCTTCACATTGGATATTGATATGTCGTAACATG GTGCTTGCTGTGTCATCAAGAAGAAATGCTGAAATTAGTAACTCAGAAAATGATCCTTCGAATGGTCCAGTCGGCAGCACTAGTTTTGGAGAAGATGATGAAAATATGGTCTCTACCTCTATGGGCATGCCAGTCCAGGGTTATGCACTTCAATCCTCCATTGTAAAACCTAATAGAGAGAAGCATCTCAGATATCGAACAAGAGTTTTTGCTGCTGA GTGTTTGAGTAATCTACCTACAGCCGTGGGGAACAATGCCGGTCACTTTGATCTCTCTCTAGCAAGGAAAAGAACCTCTAACGGCCAGCCATCTGGAGATTGGCTAGTGCTCCATCTACAAGAATTGATATCGGTTGCCTATCAG ATAAGCACCATCCAGTTTGAAAACATGAGGCCGATTGGTGTGGAACTTCTAAGTACCATTGTTGACAAG TTTGAAACGGTAGCTGACCCTGAGCTTCCTGGGCACCTTCTGCTTGAACAATACCAG GCTCAACTCATATCTGCTGTTCGTACCGCATTAGATGTGTCCTCTGGTCCTATTCTGCTGGAGGCGGGCCTGCACTTGGCAACAAAG ATAATGACAAGTGGAATACTTGGCGGTGATCAAGTTGCAGTGAAACgtatattttcattaatttctcgTCCACTAAATGAATTCAAGGATCTATATTACCCTTCATTTGCCGAGTGGGTCACAAGCAAG ATCAAGATAAGACTTTTGGCTGCACATGCGTCTCTCAAATGTTACACATATGCTTTCTTGAGGAGACATCATAGTGGGGTTCCTGATGAGTATCTTGCACTATTACCACTATTTTCAAGAAGTTCAAGTATTCTGGGGAAGTACTGGATCTCTGTTTTGAAGGACTACAGTTATATTTGCTTGCGCTTGAATACTAAGAAAAAT TGGAATCCATTCCTTGATGGAATCCAGTCACCTGTAGTTTCATCGAAGTTGTGCCCCAGTTTAGATGCAGCATGGCCAGTGATCTTGCAAGCACTTGCTTTGGATGCAGTTCCAGTAATTGGATGCTCCAAAACATGTGTTGAAGTTACATCAGAAACTAGTTTAATATCTGGATACAGCATGGTTGAACTGGAGTTTGAAGATTATCGGTTTCTATGGGGCTTTTCTCTACATGTTCTGTTCCAGGCCAAACATCCTGTCCTTAATAGGCAAATTATACCACTTGGCTCTGCTAAAGCTATATTTGGTGGTGACTCCCCAATTGAAGAAACAAATCCTCCAGGCTTGAAGTTATTTGAAATAGTGTTACCAGTGTTCCAGTTTTTTTCAAGCAAACAATTTTTCGCTCACGGGTTTCTCACTGTAGATAATTGCCGAGAATTGCTGGAG ATTTTCTCGTATTGTATTTTCATGGACCATTCATGGAATAGTCTCGTGTTATCAATTTTATCTCAG GTTCTCCAGAACTGCCCAGAagatttttttgaaatggaaAATTTTTCTTATCTAGCTGTGGATCTTTGTTTGGcttatatgttcaaaattattcGAAG GACTGATTTTATTTTAGAAGAACAACCAAACTGGGAGGAGTTGGTATCTCCGTTGTTTACTACAGCAAAGACACTTGTGAAGCGGTTTGAATCGAAG AAGCCAAAGCAATTGAAGTCGGTGGCATTGGCTTTTATGTTAATGGGTTACAAGTGCATCAGAGAAGCTTCAACTGAGTTATGCTTTTCAAaagttgttgattttgtcaaGTCTACTAGTCCcttattgaatgaaattgttgACG GTGCTCCTGAACATGGTTCAGATGCTGATCCCCATTTGAGAACATTCTTTGGGACTTGTCTGAAAGTAGTTTATGGATTGACCAAGGATAATATCAAGGGAATTCATCTGCTGGAGAAAAAAAGATTGGAGTCACGCAAATTACTACATATGAAGCTTGCATTCTGTCTTGAACATATCGTAACGTTTGCCAAGCTAGCTCATGAAATTGAGTTTCAAGGAGACATCAAAGGCAGAAACCCCATCTGTCTTAGTattgttagaaattgcactaaatatATCCAAACTGTAATTACTGATTCAAATATGCAG GTCCAAGCTATCGGGTTACAAGTTCTTAAAAACATGGTGCAGAGAAGCACAAATATTGAAGACAATAGCTTCCTCATGTTCTTTAATGGAGAACTTGTTGGGGATATTTTCACAGTAATGCAGATGATGTTGAAG AAACCTGTTTGTAAAGAATCTGTAGCAGTTGCTGGTGAATGCTTGAGGTTTTTAGTACTTCTGCAGACACAACCAAAAGATAGTGAAGGTCAGAGAGGATTTATGAATCTACTTCTGGAAGCCATTCTGATGGTCTTCTCGGTGTCAGAAAATGATCTATCTCAG GAAGTTAATGATATAAAGAGTACTGCCATAAGGCTCGTTTCTCAGCTTGCTCAAATTCCATCCTCGGCACTTCACTTCAAAGATGCCCTGTTATCAATGCCTGTGACTCAAAGGCAGCAACTTCAG GAGGTCATTCGTGCTTCGGTAACACAAGATCATAGCTCAACACAGACAAAACCTGTGACACCATTTGAGATAAAGTTACCCATGCCGAAAGATCCTCTACCATCAGTCAATCCATTAGCACCAACAGAGGTAACTACAAGAGAAGAATCTCCAACACCATCCGTAATGCAACATGATAGTAAAAGCATggaagaggatgaagatgatgatgattgggatGCTTTCCAATCTTTTCCTGCCACTGCGAATGCTGCAGGGACCGAGTCAAAAGTGGAAGGAGCTGCAGAAAGACCTGATCTTGTTGAATCACCTGCTTCCGAAATCAGCACCCAGGATACCACATTTCAAGACTACCGCAAATCCGAATCTCTTGAGAACATGAAAGACATGGAAGAGTGGGAGCGTCAAGAGGCTGATGAAGAGGAAGCAACTTCTGATAGCCCAGGTgccaaaaatgaaaataaggaTCCTAGTGTTTTCCAAACAGGTGATGGTAACGAGTCagataaagagaaagaagagaaagtgGGGACAAGGCAAGAAATTGAAGGACAAGTGTCAAGGCAAGATAATATTGGCATCTCCTCTGAACCTCATATTGTTGAAGGTACAGGAAAAGCAATTGAAGTAAATTTAGTGGAAAACCAAAAGCTGAGAGAGGAGAGTGCAGATTCCAATCAAGTATCATCAAATGATCCTCTCAAAGTTGAAGATTTGATCGAAGTAGGTGTGAGGGGACAGGATATGAAGATAATGGAGAGCTTTGGTAGTGCAACTGCTCTTCCAGAATTTTCTCATAATGAAATTCAACAGGAACATGAGAATAAGACTGGCAGAGAACAACATATTGAGGATGGTAAAGATGCTGAACAGAAAATGATGGTTGAAAATACAAGCACTATCCAACACTCAGATACCATTGATAGTACGGATTTACCAAAAGACCAGGGTGATGGCACTAAACTAGAATCCAAGTCCATGGAATAA